In one window of Micromonospora cathayae DNA:
- a CDS encoding phage holin family protein: MADVANPSTSRARNEPSTAELVQRATEQVSRLVRDELALARAELTEKGKHAGIGVGLFGGGGVLALYGLGALLTAVVLLLALVLPAWLAALIVAVVLFALAGILALIGKKQVSQAVPPVPQAAVRSVRADVDTVTAAVRDRGRA, from the coding sequence ATGGCTGACGTCGCGAATCCCAGTACGTCCCGGGCCCGCAACGAGCCGTCAACCGCGGAGCTGGTGCAGCGCGCCACCGAGCAGGTTTCCCGGCTCGTCCGGGACGAGCTGGCGCTGGCCCGCGCGGAGTTGACCGAGAAGGGCAAGCACGCCGGCATCGGGGTGGGCCTCTTCGGCGGTGGTGGGGTGCTCGCTCTCTACGGGCTCGGCGCGCTGCTCACCGCCGTCGTGCTGCTGCTGGCGCTGGTGCTGCCGGCGTGGCTGGCCGCCCTGATCGTGGCCGTGGTGCTCTTCGCGCTCGCGGGGATCCTCGCCCTGATCGGCAAGAAGCAGGTCAGCCAGGCGGTCCCACCGGTGCCCCAGGCGGCGGTACGCAGCGTCCGGGCGGACGTGGACACCGTCACCGCCGCGGTCCGGGACAGGGGGCGGGCATGA
- a CDS encoding DUF3618 domain-containing protein: MTSNGASNGTGDVEALREEIRRTRVELGETMEALAAKADVKARLRDSAEQARERVREQAGQARERVREQAAQTMARVRGQATYQAGAARVQMYEKRESVRRNPVPWATVTAGALAAVVVLLIVRGRRR; this comes from the coding sequence ATGACGAGCAACGGGGCGAGCAACGGGACCGGCGACGTGGAGGCGCTCCGCGAGGAGATCCGGCGTACCCGGGTGGAACTGGGCGAGACCATGGAGGCGCTCGCGGCGAAGGCGGACGTGAAGGCCCGGCTGCGGGATTCGGCCGAGCAGGCCCGCGAGCGGGTACGCGAGCAGGCCGGGCAGGCCCGGGAACGGGTGCGGGAACAGGCCGCCCAGACGATGGCGCGGGTCCGGGGGCAGGCGACCTACCAGGCCGGGGCCGCGCGGGTCCAGATGTACGAGAAGAGGGAGTCGGTCCGGCGCAACCCGGTGCCCTGGGCGACGGTCACGGCCGGCGCGCTGGCCGCCGTGGTGGTGCTGTTGATCGTCCGGGGGAGGCGTCGGTGA
- a CDS encoding DUF4235 domain-containing protein, translating to MSRGVNKAAYKPVGVLLGLAAGAVAGAVFRQVWKMTAGDGEAPSATDEDRGWGEVLAAAALQGAIFSVVRAAVDRGGAVGVRRLTGHWPD from the coding sequence GTGAGCAGGGGTGTGAACAAGGCCGCGTACAAGCCCGTCGGGGTGCTGCTCGGGTTGGCCGCCGGTGCGGTCGCCGGGGCGGTGTTCCGGCAGGTCTGGAAGATGACCGCGGGGGACGGGGAGGCGCCCAGCGCCACCGACGAGGACCGTGGCTGGGGCGAGGTGCTGGCCGCCGCCGCCCTCCAGGGTGCGATCTTCTCCGTGGTGCGGGCGGCGGTCGACCGGGGCGGTGCGGTCGGGGTGCGCCGGCTCACCGGTCACTGGCCCGACTGA
- a CDS encoding cold-shock protein — MAQGTVKWFNADKGFGFITVDGGGADVFVHFSAIQTSGYRTLEENQRVEFEIAQGQKGPQAEQVRPI; from the coding sequence ATGGCGCAGGGAACCGTGAAGTGGTTCAACGCAGACAAGGGCTTCGGCTTCATCACCGTCGACGGCGGGGGTGCTGACGTGTTCGTCCACTTCTCGGCGATCCAGACCAGCGGCTACCGCACGCTGGAGGAGAACCAGCGGGTGGAGTTCGAGATCGCTCAGGGCCAGAAGGGCCCGCAGGCGGAGCAGGTCCGTCCCATCTGA
- a CDS encoding aldo/keto reductase has protein sequence MEQRTFGRIGRRVGVVGLGTWQLGADWGRVDETDALAVLAAAVDSGVTFLDTADVYGDGRSEQLIGRFLRSRPDADLMVATKMGRRVPQTPEAYTAENFRAWTDRSRANLGVDTLDLVQLHCPPTPVFHTDAVYDALDDLVAAGRIAAYGVSVETCEQALTAIARPGVASVQIILNALRLKPLDEVLPAAAGAGVGIIARVPLASGLLSGRYDESTVFAADDHRSYNRHGEAFDVGETFSGVDFDLGLAAVRRLAPLVGVDRTMAQFALRWVIDQPGVTVVIPGARDVGQATGNTAAAALPPLDPATLAEVRAGYDELVRPRVHDRW, from the coding sequence ATGGAGCAGCGTACCTTCGGCCGGATCGGTCGCCGGGTCGGCGTCGTCGGGCTCGGCACCTGGCAGCTCGGCGCGGACTGGGGCCGGGTGGACGAGACCGACGCCCTCGCGGTGCTGGCCGCCGCCGTCGATTCCGGGGTCACCTTCCTGGACACCGCCGACGTCTACGGCGACGGGCGCAGCGAACAGCTCATCGGGCGGTTCCTGCGGTCGCGGCCGGACGCGGACCTGATGGTCGCCACCAAGATGGGCCGGCGGGTGCCGCAGACCCCCGAGGCGTACACGGCGGAGAACTTCCGGGCCTGGACCGACCGGTCCCGGGCCAACCTCGGCGTGGACACCCTCGACCTGGTGCAGCTGCACTGCCCGCCGACGCCGGTCTTCCACACCGACGCGGTCTACGACGCCCTCGACGACCTGGTGGCCGCCGGCCGGATCGCCGCGTACGGGGTGAGCGTGGAGACCTGCGAACAGGCGCTCACCGCGATCGCCCGGCCCGGGGTGGCCAGCGTCCAGATCATCCTCAACGCGCTGCGGCTCAAGCCCCTCGACGAGGTGCTCCCGGCCGCCGCCGGGGCCGGGGTCGGGATCATCGCGCGGGTTCCGCTCGCCAGCGGCCTGCTCTCCGGCCGGTACGACGAGTCGACCGTCTTCGCCGCCGACGACCACCGCAGCTACAACCGGCACGGCGAGGCGTTCGACGTCGGCGAGACGTTCTCCGGGGTGGACTTCGACCTGGGGCTGGCGGCGGTCCGGCGGCTCGCCCCGCTGGTCGGGGTGGACCGGACGATGGCCCAGTTCGCGCTGCGCTGGGTCATCGACCAGCCGGGCGTGACCGTGGTGATCCCCGGGGCGCGCGACGTCGGGCAGGCCACCGGGAACACCGCCGCGGCAGCCCTGCCGCCGCTGGACCCGGCGACGCTGGCCGAGGTCCGGGCCGGCTACGACGAGCTGGTCCGCCCCCGGGTGCACGACCGGTGGTGA
- a CDS encoding trans-aconitate 2-methyltransferase → MWDPASYLRFTEERSRAFHDLMARVPVARPRTVVDLGCGPGHLTATLATRWPGSRIVGIDNSEQMIERARQQDVPVTFTVGDLHDWRPDPDVDVLLASAVLQWVPGHQRLLTRWARELPAGAWLAVQVPANYDAPSHRALWATAEHGPWRAELLPLLREAPVRDAVAYAELLTGADCAVDAWESTYVHLLTARSGADHPVFTWLEGTALRPVRAALADTVWDRFRDTLNNRLAEAYPVRHGRVYFPFRRVFFVARTATGTAARAEENL, encoded by the coding sequence GTGTGGGATCCGGCCAGCTACCTGCGCTTCACCGAGGAACGGTCCCGGGCGTTCCACGACCTGATGGCCCGGGTGCCGGTGGCCCGCCCCCGGACCGTGGTCGACCTCGGATGCGGCCCCGGTCACCTCACCGCCACCCTGGCCACCCGCTGGCCGGGCAGCCGGATCGTCGGCATCGACAACTCGGAGCAGATGATCGAGCGGGCCCGTCAGCAGGACGTCCCGGTCACCTTCACCGTCGGTGACCTGCACGACTGGCGGCCCGACCCGGACGTCGACGTGCTGCTGGCCAGCGCCGTGCTCCAGTGGGTGCCCGGCCACCAGCGACTGCTCACCCGCTGGGCCCGGGAACTGCCCGCCGGGGCCTGGCTGGCGGTCCAGGTACCGGCCAACTACGACGCCCCCTCCCACCGTGCCCTGTGGGCGACGGCCGAACACGGGCCGTGGCGGGCCGAACTGCTCCCGCTGCTGCGCGAGGCCCCGGTCCGCGACGCCGTCGCCTACGCCGAACTGCTGACCGGTGCCGACTGCGCGGTGGACGCCTGGGAGAGCACGTACGTGCACCTGCTGACCGCCCGGTCCGGGGCCGACCATCCGGTGTTCACCTGGCTGGAGGGAACGGCCCTGCGACCGGTCCGGGCGGCCCTCGCCGACACCGTCTGGGACCGGTTCCGGGACACGCTGAACAATCGGCTTGCCGAGGCGTACCCGGTCCGGCACGGTCGGGTGTACTTCCCGTTCCGGCGCGTCTTCTTCGTCGCCCGCACCGCCACCGGCACCGCCGCCCGCGCAGAGGAGAACCTGTGA
- a CDS encoding adenosine deaminase, whose product MIDLPTFIAGLPKVELHVHHVGSASPRIVAELAARHEGRSPVPADPEALARYFEFRDFAHFIEIYLSVVDLVRDDTDVWLLTHEVARELARQQVRYAELTVTPFSHVHRGIPAPAFCEAIEDARRRAEADFGIVLRWCFDIPGEAGLPAAEETLRIALDQRPDGLISFGLGGPEIGVPRPQFKPYFDQARAAGLRSVPHAGETTGPQTVWDALRDLGAERIGHGISAAQDPELLAHLAEHRIPLEVCPTSNLRTRAVPSLEEHPLKQLVDAGVPVSINSDDPPMFGTTLNDEYAVAARLLGLDAAGVAELARAAVDAAFLPDPDKRRLTAEIDGYLGSAAG is encoded by the coding sequence GTGATCGACCTGCCCACCTTCATCGCCGGACTGCCCAAGGTGGAGCTGCACGTGCACCACGTCGGCTCCGCCTCGCCCCGGATCGTCGCCGAGCTGGCCGCCCGGCACGAGGGTCGCAGTCCGGTCCCGGCCGACCCGGAGGCGCTGGCGAGGTACTTCGAGTTCCGCGACTTCGCCCACTTCATCGAGATCTACCTCAGCGTGGTGGACCTGGTCCGGGACGACACCGACGTCTGGCTGCTCACCCACGAGGTGGCCCGCGAGCTGGCCCGGCAGCAGGTCCGGTACGCGGAGCTGACGGTGACCCCCTTCTCGCACGTGCACCGGGGCATCCCGGCCCCGGCGTTCTGCGAGGCGATCGAGGACGCGCGCCGGCGGGCCGAGGCGGACTTCGGCATCGTGCTGCGCTGGTGCTTCGACATCCCGGGCGAGGCCGGGCTGCCGGCCGCCGAGGAGACCCTGCGGATCGCCCTGGACCAGCGGCCGGACGGGCTGATCAGCTTCGGTCTGGGCGGCCCCGAGATCGGGGTACCCCGGCCCCAGTTCAAGCCGTACTTCGACCAGGCCCGGGCGGCCGGGCTCCGGTCCGTCCCGCACGCCGGTGAGACCACCGGCCCGCAGACCGTCTGGGACGCCCTGCGGGACCTGGGCGCGGAACGGATCGGGCACGGCATCTCCGCCGCGCAGGACCCGGAACTCCTCGCCCACCTCGCCGAGCACCGGATCCCGCTGGAGGTGTGCCCCACCTCCAACCTGCGGACCCGGGCGGTGCCGAGTCTCGAGGAGCACCCGCTCAAGCAGCTCGTGGACGCCGGGGTACCGGTCAGCATCAACTCCGACGACCCGCCGATGTTCGGGACCACCCTCAACGACGAGTACGCCGTCGCCGCCCGGCTGCTCGGGTTGGACGCCGCCGGGGTGGCCGAGCTGGCCCGCGCCGCCGTCGACGCGGCCTTCCTGCCGGACCCGGACAAGCGGCGGCTCACCGCCGAGATCGACGG